One stretch of Corynebacterium callunae DSM 20147 DNA includes these proteins:
- the aroP gene encoding aromatic amino acid transport protein AroP yields MATTETKEGLGTGLRTRHLTMMGLGSAIGAGLFLGTGVGIRAAGPAVLIAYIIAGAIVVLVMQMLGEMAAARPSSGSFSRYGEDAFGHWAGFSLGWLYWFMLVMVMGAEMTGASAMMGAWFGVDPWIPALVCVVFFAVVNLAAVRGFGEFEYWFAFIKVAVIIAFLIVGVALIFGLLPGTNFIGTTNFFGEHGFMPNGLSGVASGLLAVAFAFGGIELITIAAAESDKPREAISLAVRAVIWRISIFYLGSVLVITFLMPYETIDGADTAADSPFTQILAMANIPGVVGFMEAVIVMALLSAFNAQIYGTSRLVYSLAKREDAPKIFRKLSKNNVPTNAVLLSMFFAFVSVGLQYWNPAGLLDFLLNAVGGCLIVVWIMIALSQLKLRKELEANGEISTVRMWAHPGLGIFTLVLIAGLILLMLADESSRGQVFSVIIVYGFLVALSFFTVNSRLRGGRKHTSDLK; encoded by the coding sequence ATGGCTACCACCGAAACTAAAGAGGGGCTGGGGACCGGATTAAGGACCCGCCACCTCACAATGATGGGTCTTGGTTCCGCCATTGGTGCGGGATTATTCCTGGGCACCGGCGTAGGCATTCGCGCTGCCGGTCCCGCTGTTCTTATTGCGTATATCATCGCCGGCGCAATTGTTGTGCTGGTTATGCAAATGCTGGGTGAGATGGCAGCAGCACGCCCCTCATCAGGATCTTTCTCCCGTTATGGCGAAGATGCTTTTGGGCACTGGGCGGGTTTCTCCCTCGGCTGGCTTTATTGGTTCATGCTGGTCATGGTGATGGGCGCTGAAATGACCGGCGCCTCTGCCATGATGGGCGCTTGGTTTGGTGTTGATCCTTGGATTCCTGCGCTGGTCTGTGTCGTCTTTTTTGCCGTAGTTAACCTGGCTGCTGTGCGCGGCTTCGGCGAATTTGAATATTGGTTCGCGTTTATCAAGGTCGCTGTAATCATCGCCTTCCTCATTGTGGGTGTCGCTTTGATTTTCGGCCTGCTGCCTGGAACAAACTTCATTGGAACCACCAATTTCTTTGGCGAACACGGCTTTATGCCAAATGGCCTTTCCGGCGTTGCTTCTGGTTTGTTGGCCGTAGCCTTCGCCTTTGGTGGCATTGAGCTGATCACCATTGCTGCAGCTGAGTCTGATAAACCTCGCGAGGCGATCTCTTTGGCGGTGCGTGCGGTGATCTGGCGCATTTCCATTTTCTACCTGGGCTCCGTGCTGGTCATTACCTTCCTCATGCCTTATGAAACCATTGATGGCGCAGATACCGCAGCAGACTCCCCATTTACCCAGATTTTGGCCATGGCTAATATCCCTGGAGTGGTTGGATTTATGGAAGCCGTGATTGTGATGGCGCTGTTGTCTGCATTTAATGCACAGATTTATGGCACCTCTCGTCTGGTTTATTCCCTAGCTAAGCGTGAAGATGCGCCAAAGATTTTCCGCAAGCTGAGCAAGAATAACGTGCCAACTAATGCCGTCTTGCTGTCCATGTTCTTTGCTTTTGTGTCTGTTGGATTGCAGTATTGGAACCCTGCTGGCCTGCTTGACTTTTTGCTTAATGCCGTCGGTGGTTGCTTGATCGTGGTGTGGATCATGATCGCGCTGTCCCAGCTCAAGCTAAGAAAAGAACTCGAGGCCAATGGCGAAATCTCAACTGTGCGCATGTGGGCGCACCCGGGGCTAGGCATTTTCACCCTCGTGCTCATTGCTGGTCTAATTCTGCTCATGCTTGCCGATGAATCCAGCCGCGGCCAGGTCTTTTCAGTGATTATTGTTTATGGTTTCTTGGTAGCTTTGTCCTTCTTTACGGTCAACAGCCGACTTCGTGGTGGAAGAAAACACACCTCCGACTTGAAGTGA
- a CDS encoding DapH/DapD/GlmU-related protein, translated as MSKNFIGAQGIGIANIAMDGTVLDTWYPDPKLVDPEFWSERYPLEVGTTRLGASDVTPRMLQLIKLDQDRLVEQVAVRTVIPDLSAPAVDAHDVYLRLHLLSHRLVRPHELDMSNALELLSNVVWTNKGPCLPDNFEWVRGALRSRGLIHVYCVDRLPRMVDYVVPSGVRISEAERVRLGAYLAPGTSVLREGFVSFNSGTLGAAKVEGRLSSGVVIGEGSEIGLSSTIMSPRDENQRRLRLDIGTNCTFGVSSGIIGVSLGNGCHIGNNIVLDCDTPIWFPDFNELRTVKSIEGEDNWSIKREPGHHEPVARREI; from the coding sequence AGTTGGTGGATCCTGAATTTTGGTCGGAGCGCTATCCCCTCGAGGTCGGAACCACCCGCTTAGGTGCCAGCGATGTCACCCCACGAATGCTGCAATTGATCAAACTTGATCAAGACCGATTGGTTGAACAGGTTGCTGTTCGTACCGTTATTCCTGACCTTTCTGCGCCTGCTGTTGATGCTCATGATGTTTATCTTCGTTTGCACCTTCTCTCCCATCGTTTGGTCCGCCCCCATGAGCTGGATATGTCCAATGCCCTAGAACTACTCTCCAATGTGGTGTGGACCAACAAGGGGCCATGTTTGCCCGATAACTTCGAATGGGTCCGCGGTGCACTACGCTCCCGAGGCCTCATCCACGTTTATTGTGTGGACCGCCTGCCCCGCATGGTGGACTATGTGGTTCCTTCCGGGGTACGCATTTCCGAGGCAGAACGTGTCCGCCTGGGTGCCTACTTAGCGCCGGGTACTTCTGTCTTGCGTGAAGGTTTTGTCTCCTTCAATTCGGGTACCCTCGGTGCCGCCAAGGTGGAAGGTCGCCTCAGCTCAGGTGTAGTCATTGGCGAAGGTTCTGAAATCGGCTTGTCCTCCACCATTATGTCTCCCCGTGATGAAAACCAGCGTCGCCTCCGCCTTGATATTGGCACCAATTGCACCTTCGGAGTCAGCTCTGGAATTATCGGCGTGAGCTTGGGAAATGGTTGCCATATTGGCAATAACATCGTGCTGGACTGCGATACCCCAATTTGGTTCCCGGACTTTAATGAACTGCGCACTGTGAAGTCCATTGAAGGTGAAGACAATTGGAGCATTAAGCGCGAGCCAGGCCACCACGAACCAGTAGCGCGTCGAGAAATCTAA